TCGATGTCGACGAGCCCCTGCAGCACCTGCTCGTGGGCCTGGCGGTAGGCCCCGATGTGGCCGATGTCGCACCAGTAGCCCGACGCGACGTAGCCGTAGATGGGGGCCCGCCTCTTGAGCAGGGCGGGGAAGACGTCCTGGCTGAAGTCCACCGGGCGGGAGGCCTCCACCGACTTGAGCACCTCGGGCTCCAGCACGTAGATGCCCGAGTTGATGGTGTCGGAGAAGACCTCCCCCCAGCTCGGCTTCTCCAGGAATCGGCGGATGCGCCCCTCGTCATCGGTCACCACGATGCCGTACTCCAACGGGTTTTGGACCCGGGTGAGCACGATGGTGGCCAGCGCGCCCCGCTGGCGGTGGAAGGCCACCGCCGCGGAGAGGTCGATGTCGGTCAGGGCGTCGCCGCTGATGACGATGAAGGGCTCCTGTCCCACGAACTCCTCGCACCGCTTGACGCTGCCGGCGGTGCCCATGGGCGTCTCCTCGACGGAGTAGCTCAGCCTCACGCCCCTCTCCGTGCCGTCGCCGAAGTGGCTGCGGATGTCGTCCCCCAGGTAGTAGAGGGTGGCGCGGACATCTAGTACCTGATGCCGTCGGAGCAGCAGCAGGATGTGGTGGAGGATGGGCTGGTTGACCACCGGCACCATCGGCTTCGGTCGCTGCACCGTCAGGGGACGAAGTCTCGTCCCTTCTCCTCCGGCCATGACGATGGCCTTCAAAGAGCGAGATCCCCCTTCTCGGCGAGAGACGAGCGACGGGTGCGTCGGGTACGGCGAAGGTAGGACAGGCGATTCTGACTGCTATCCTATCACCTCGTCTGATGGCGGTTCAATCCGCTTGACGATCAAAAACACGCTTCGAATCACGCCGCTTTTTGAAGCCATGCTCCCCTTTTCATCGTGAGCCGTCGTCTCGACGGTCCGTCAGCCCCGGATGCGGCCCAACGCCGCCTCGTCCAGCGCCCGCACCACGGCCGTCACCAGCTCGGCGGCCGCCTCGAAGTCGCCCAGGTCGATGATGCTGGAGCCGGTGTGGATGTAGCGCGAGGGCACCCCGATGACCAGCGAGGGCACGCCCCGGCGCCAGATGTGGAAGCGCCCCGCGTCGGTGCCGCCGCCGGGCATCACGTCGAACTGGTAGGGGATCCCCTCACGCTCGGCCACCTCGATGACGAAGTCGCGCAGCCGCCGGTGGGGCACCATGGACGCGTCGTACAGGGTGATGGCCGGCCCCTTGCCCAGTTTGGCCTGGGCATCCTCGACCCGCACGCCCGGGGTGTCGCCGGCGATGCAGACCTCCAGCGCGAAGGCCACGTCGGGCTCGGCCGCGTCGACCACCGTCGCCGCGCCCCGGAGCCCCACCTCCTCCTGCACCGTGCCGGCCGCGATCAGGGTGTTGGGGTGACCCGTCTCGGCCACCCGGCGCAGCACCTCCACGGCCAGGGCGCAGCCCACGCGGTCGTCGAAGGCCTTGGCCATGGCACGCCGGCCCCCGGCCAGCCGTGTGAAGGGACCATGGGGCACCACCGGGTCGCCGGGCCGGATGCCCAGGGCCTCCACCTCGGCGCGGCCGGAGGCGCCGACGTCGATGAACATCTCCTTGCGCTCGACGACCTTCTTGCGGTCGTCGGGGGAGAGGATATGCGGGGGCTTGCTCCCGATGACCCCGGGGACGGGCCCGTCCTTGCCCATCACGACCACGCGCTGGGCCTGCATAACCTGCTCCCACCAGCCGCCCAGCGTCTGAAAGCGGATGAATCCCTCATCGGTGATGGAGCTGACGAGGAAGCCGATCTCGTCGAGGTGGCCGGCTACCAGGAGACGGGGCCGCGGCGCGTTGCCCCGTCGCACCGCCATGACGCTGCCGAGGTTGTCGGTGCTCACCTCGGCGTACGGGCGGAGGTGGCGCTGCATGGTCTCGCGCACGGGATCCTCGAAGCCGGGCACGCCCAGGCTCTCGGTCAACTCTTGCAGCAACTGGATGGTTCGCTCGGGGATGGTGCGATCCGTCACGCCTGACCGCTCTCCTCTCCGGTCTTCGCCGTCTCGACGCCTCCGGCCACGCCCGGTCGGAAGCGTCGGTGCCAGCCGTGGCACCGTCGGGTCTTCGCCAGGCCCGGCGGCGATGCCTTCCCCGGACGTGGCAGGAGCATCCTGTACGATTCCCGAAAACCCGGCCTGGTTCGAGGCTTCCCGGCCGGGCAGAATCGTTGTGTGTACGCCCCGGATCGCGGGTGACCTCGAGCGTGCGGACGAGAGGCGATGGCCATCGTGCGTGTCGACTCCGTCGAACGGCTGGCCACGTTGCTTTCGGCAGGTCGTGTGCACCACGTGCCCGGCGCGGACGGTGCCCTGACGCGATGGGGCCGGGGGCGCCGGCTCTACGTGCGCCTCGCCTGGTCCGGCGATCGACCGCCGCGTCGGGTGTGGCTGGCCTGGGACGACGGCGCCCTGCGCCGAAGGCCGGCCGTGATGGTGGCCGGCGGTCGCGGCCGCTGGGAGTATCTGGCCTGCATCGAGCCCGCGCGGGGCACGGTCGCCTACCAGGCGGAGGCCGAGCTCGACGGCCCTGACGGGTCGAGGGTAGGCCCTGCGGTCTTCTACGGGCCCGATGCCGCGGACGGGCCGTCGGTGAGCCGATCAGCGGCGGGATGGTGGCGGGTCGACGTCGACGCCCTGCCGCCCTTCGACGTCCCCGGCTGGACCCGGGGTGCGGTCCTCTACCAGATCTTCCCCGACCGCTTCTACGACGCGGATCCCGCCAACGACCCCCCCGGCACCGAACCATGGGGAGGGGAGCCGACCTTCTACAACTTCTTCGGGGGTGACCTGGAGGGCATCCGCCGCCGGCTCGACTACCTGCAGGCCCTGGGTGTCGGCGCCATCTATCTCAACCCCATCCACCAGGCGCCGTCCAACCACCGCTACGACGCGTCGGACTACCTGAGGGTCGATCCCGCCCTGGGCGGGTGGGACGACTTTCGCCGGCTGGTGGAGGCGGCCCACCGCCGACGGATCCGCGTCATCCTCGATGCCGTCTTCAACCATACCGGCGAGACGTTCTGGGCCTTCCGCGACGTGGTGCGCAGGGGGCCGGAGTCGCCCTACTACGGCTGGTATCATGTGCACGAGTGGCCCATTCGGCGGGATCCCCCCAGCTACGAGTGCTGGTGGGGGCTGCCCCACCTGCCCAAGCTCGATACGACCCATCCCGAGGTGCGGTCGTACCTCTTCAGCGTGACGCGGGCCTGGATGGAGGCCGGCATCGACGGCTGGCGGCTCGACGTCCCCAACGAGCTGGAGCCGGGCTTCTGGGAGGAGTGGCGCAGGCTCGTCAAGTCGCTCAACGCCGACGCCTACATCGTCGGGGAGATCTGGCACGACGCCGACGAGTGGCTGCGCGGCGACCGCTTCGATGCCGTCATGAACTACCCCCTGCGCGACGCGCTCGTCGACTTCTTCGTGCACCGCCGCATCGAAGCGGCCGCACTGCGGGACCGCGTCGAGGGGCAGCTGCGTCGCTACCCGCCCCCCGCCGTGCACAACCTGATGAACCTCCTGGGCAGCCACGACACCGAGCGCATCGCCACGGTGGCGGGCGGGGATCGGCGGGCTGTCGAGGCGATGATGCTGGTGACCATGACGTGGCCGGGGGTGGCGACCATCTACTACGGCGACGAGGTGGGCCTGACCGGGGGCAAGGATCCCGAGTGCCGGCGGTGCTTCCCCTGGGACGAGCGTCAGCAGGACCTGCAGCGATGGCGATGGGTCCGGCGGCTGGCGCACCTGCGGCGAGCGTTGCCGGCGCTGGCGGCCGGTGAGCCGGTGGCGGTAGGGTGCACGTCGGACGATGTGCTGGCCTTCGGCCGGCTCGACGCCTGGCAGACGGGCCAGGCCGCCGTGGTGGTGGCCGGACGCAACGAGTCACCC
This genomic interval from Limnochorda sp. LNt contains the following:
- a CDS encoding glycoside hydrolase family 13 protein, with translation MAIVRVDSVERLATLLSAGRVHHVPGADGALTRWGRGRRLYVRLAWSGDRPPRRVWLAWDDGALRRRPAVMVAGGRGRWEYLACIEPARGTVAYQAEAELDGPDGSRVGPAVFYGPDAADGPSVSRSAAGWWRVDVDALPPFDVPGWTRGAVLYQIFPDRFYDADPANDPPGTEPWGGEPTFYNFFGGDLEGIRRRLDYLQALGVGAIYLNPIHQAPSNHRYDASDYLRVDPALGGWDDFRRLVEAAHRRRIRVILDAVFNHTGETFWAFRDVVRRGPESPYYGWYHVHEWPIRRDPPSYECWWGLPHLPKLDTTHPEVRSYLFSVTRAWMEAGIDGWRLDVPNELEPGFWEEWRRLVKSLNADAYIVGEIWHDADEWLRGDRFDAVMNYPLRDALVDFFVHRRIEAAALRDRVEGQLRRYPPPAVHNLMNLLGSHDTERIATVAGGDRRAVEAMMLVTMTWPGVATIYYGDEVGLTGGKDPECRRCFPWDERQQDLQRWRWVRRLAHLRRALPALAAGEPVAVGCTSDDVLAFGRLDAWQTGQAAVVVAGRNESPLRLELDIGDPLADVARRDPRWPGTWVDLLGWRTVTGDRRLVVELAPWGRVILVPRWTLGR
- a CDS encoding M42 family metallopeptidase produces the protein MTDRTIPERTIQLLQELTESLGVPGFEDPVRETMQRHLRPYAEVSTDNLGSVMAVRRGNAPRPRLLVAGHLDEIGFLVSSITDEGFIRFQTLGGWWEQVMQAQRVVVMGKDGPVPGVIGSKPPHILSPDDRKKVVERKEMFIDVGASGRAEVEALGIRPGDPVVPHGPFTRLAGGRRAMAKAFDDRVGCALAVEVLRRVAETGHPNTLIAAGTVQEEVGLRGAATVVDAAEPDVAFALEVCIAGDTPGVRVEDAQAKLGKGPAITLYDASMVPHRRLRDFVIEVAEREGIPYQFDVMPGGGTDAGRFHIWRRGVPSLVIGVPSRYIHTGSSIIDLGDFEAAAELVTAVVRALDEAALGRIRG